Proteins encoded together in one Anaerococcus murdochii window:
- a CDS encoding TetR/AcrR family transcriptional regulator, with product MDLDKITVRKIVEESGLSQQTFYNYYKNKEGLGFSVHKVYGQSLIDRLNEDEDYDLNNLLIDNIKFYQEHKQFILNALKHTKGDNSYFHLSAENAYKSLKEYLLKKNNSSRVLKSFNHSASFLHYIIHLLIIFHSKKLEVNLRA from the coding sequence ATGGATCTTGATAAGATCACTGTAAGAAAAATCGTTGAAGAATCAGGTTTGTCCCAGCAAACTTTTTATAATTATTATAAAAATAAGGAAGGCTTGGGTTTTTCTGTCCACAAGGTCTATGGGCAGAGTCTGATTGATAGGTTAAATGAAGATGAAGATTATGATTTAAATAATCTTTTGATTGATAATATCAAGTTTTATCAAGAACACAAACAATTTATTTTAAATGCTCTAAAGCATACAAAGGGAGATAATTCATACTTTCATCTATCTGCTGAAAATGCTTATAAAAGCCTAAAGGAATATCTTTTAAAGAAAAATAATTCTAGCAGAGTATTAAAGTCATTTAATCACTCTGCTAGTTTTTTACATTATATAATTCATTTACTTATAATTTTTCATAGCAAAAAGCTCGAAGTAAATCTTCGAGCTTAA
- a CDS encoding FprA family A-type flavoprotein, producing MHNIIEVLDNIYWVGVNDRRINRFENMFEVPNGVSYNAFVIKDEKNVLMDSVEGAFTRQYLENVAAALDGEELDYIVVSHMEPDHCRNIDFILKEYPNCKFVGNAKTHKLFEQFYDNKFADRYVEIKDGEELNIGKRNLKFVFAPMVHWPEVFMTYETTEGLFFSADAFGAFNAIAGNIEASKVIHKGDWLEQARRYYINIVGKQGKMVQNLFKKVEGLDINAILPLHGPVYKDPESISFIMEKYGHWAGFTPEQKGVAIVYASMYGDTEQASDILANYLAQEGIEDIVLYDISDWDFSYPVADCHRFTHSVFAPINYNAGLYYKMDAFLRELVGTGYQNRTVSFLNNWSWGGRSLEIAQEILEPAKLNYIGDVVKINSGVKDTQVAELKELAKLIAEDVKNTEI from the coding sequence ATGCACAATATAATAGAAGTACTCGATAATATTTATTGGGTAGGTGTGAATGACCGCAGAATCAACAGGTTTGAGAATATGTTCGAAGTTCCAAACGGAGTTTCTTACAATGCCTTTGTCATCAAGGACGAAAAAAATGTTCTCATGGATTCTGTAGAAGGTGCTTTCACAAGACAATATCTAGAAAATGTTGCCGCAGCTCTAGACGGAGAAGAACTTGACTATATCGTAGTTTCCCACATGGAACCAGACCACTGCAGAAACATTGACTTTATCCTTAAAGAATATCCAAACTGTAAATTTGTCGGAAATGCCAAAACTCATAAGTTATTTGAGCAATTCTACGATAACAAATTTGCTGACAGATATGTAGAAATCAAAGACGGCGAAGAATTAAATATAGGTAAAAGAAACCTTAAATTCGTCTTTGCTCCAATGGTTCACTGGCCAGAAGTATTTATGACATATGAAACAACAGAGGGCTTATTCTTCTCAGCTGACGCCTTTGGTGCTTTCAACGCAATCGCGGGTAATATCGAAGCAAGTAAGGTTATCCACAAGGGTGACTGGTTAGAACAAGCTAGACGTTACTATATCAATATAGTTGGTAAGCAAGGAAAGATGGTACAAAACTTATTTAAAAAGGTAGAAGGCCTTGATATTAACGCCATCCTTCCACTACACGGACCTGTATATAAAGATCCTGAATCAATTAGCTTTATCATGGAAAAATACGGCCACTGGGCAGGCTTTACTCCAGAACAAAAGGGAGTAGCTATAGTTTACGCATCAATGTACGGCGATACAGAACAAGCAAGCGACATCCTCGCAAACTACCTAGCTCAAGAAGGCATTGAAGATATTGTTCTTTACGACATCTCTGACTGGGACTTCTCTTATCCAGTTGCAGACTGCCACAGATTTACCCACTCAGTATTCGCACCAATCAACTACAACGCAGGCCTCTACTACAAGATGGATGCCTTTCTAAGAGAACTAGTTGGAACAGGCTACCAAAACAGAACTGTATCCTTCTTAAACAACTGGTCTTGGGGCGGAAGAAGCCTTGAAATCGCTCAAGAAATCCTAGAACCTGCTAAGCTAAACTACATTGGCGACGTTGTAAAAATCAACTCCGGAGTAAAAGACACACAAGTAGCAGAACTTAAAGAACTTGCTAAACTAATAGCAGAAGATGTAAAAAATACAGAAATTTAA
- a CDS encoding acyl-CoA dehydrogenase family protein: MTYKLPKEINEFRKFVRSFADEKVKPLAAFMEEDFPLEILNEIGEAGLLSIPFEEKFGGCGLSYDNYATAVEEIARVNSGLASLVIAHTSLATWPINEFANEKQKEKYLNLLLDGKNLGGLGHYEEDEDIQTTATEEGDYFLLNGKKILVTNARLANYYLVTALTNPRDKENGLSLFIIDKDCQGLSFSKTYENLGSRSVITGDLILKDAKVSKENLIGEINKANKYIEEIFEASNLATAALALGLADAAYEASQTYLQSGLKTFKARKAAKVNRPILASMATDLKAAKMMVRDAALKMDAKADFYGKDTSMAKLFVSKLSEDFSSKALDMCSGTSSSATDLDKLYRDAKISQIYDGSGELMKETIAAYILDKKDAKKVTKIEDTTKKAPAKVEDRKKEVFVGDVREAVKKVVAALLADGLKLKKDPVDLEGPIEGAERVVAVGMGLGEKQNLDLAKDLAKLTGSVLGASRPAAQVRHYVSNDHYIGVSGKKFTGELYFGIGISGTIQHLKGIDSARKVVVINNDEGAQFFKNCDYGIVGDFTEVLPALIEEIKNL, translated from the coding sequence ATGACATATAAATTGCCAAAAGAAATTAATGAATTTAGAAAATTTGTAAGGAGTTTTGCAGATGAAAAGGTTAAGCCACTTGCAGCCTTTATGGAAGAGGACTTCCCACTTGAAATCCTAAACGAAATAGGAGAAGCTGGGCTCTTATCCATTCCATTTGAAGAAAAATTTGGGGGCTGTGGTTTATCTTACGACAACTATGCTACCGCTGTTGAGGAAATAGCTAGGGTAAATAGTGGACTTGCAAGCCTTGTCATTGCCCATACTTCTTTGGCTACTTGGCCTATAAATGAATTTGCAAACGAAAAACAAAAAGAAAAGTATTTGAATTTACTCCTAGATGGCAAAAACCTAGGAGGTCTTGGCCACTATGAGGAAGATGAGGATATTCAAACAACTGCCACAGAAGAGGGAGATTACTTCCTACTTAATGGTAAGAAAATCCTAGTAACCAACGCTCGTCTTGCAAATTATTATTTGGTAACAGCCCTTACAAACCCAAGAGATAAGGAAAATGGCCTTTCACTTTTCATAATTGATAAGGATTGCCAAGGACTTTCTTTTTCAAAAACCTATGAGAATTTAGGTTCAAGATCAGTTATAACTGGAGACTTGATTTTAAAAGACGCAAAAGTTTCAAAGGAAAATTTAATTGGCGAGATTAACAAGGCAAATAAATATATTGAGGAAATTTTTGAGGCAAGTAACCTTGCAACAGCTGCCCTTGCCCTAGGTCTGGCAGATGCTGCTTATGAAGCTAGTCAAACTTATTTACAAAGTGGTTTGAAGACCTTTAAGGCTCGTAAGGCTGCCAAGGTCAATCGTCCAATCCTCGCTTCTATGGCTACAGACCTTAAGGCAGCAAAGATGATGGTTAGGGATGCGGCCTTAAAAATGGACGCTAAGGCAGATTTTTATGGCAAAGATACTTCTATGGCTAAACTTTTTGTTTCAAAGCTTTCTGAAGATTTCTCATCCAAGGCCCTTGATATGTGTAGTGGTACCTCATCATCTGCTACTGATCTTGATAAACTTTATAGAGATGCCAAGATTAGCCAAATCTATGATGGTTCTGGCGAACTTATGAAGGAAACAATTGCAGCCTATATTTTGGATAAAAAAGATGCTAAGAAGGTTACGAAGATAGAAGATACCACTAAAAAAGCCCCAGCTAAGGTTGAAGATAGGAAGAAAGAAGTCTTTGTTGGAGATGTTAGGGAAGCTGTTAAGAAAGTTGTGGCAGCCCTCCTTGCTGATGGCCTTAAGCTTAAGAAAGACCCAGTTGACCTAGAAGGCCCTATTGAAGGCGCTGAGAGGGTTGTGGCTGTTGGTATGGGTCTTGGTGAAAAACAAAACCTAGACTTGGCAAAAGACCTTGCAAAGCTTACAGGCTCAGTCCTTGGGGCATCAAGACCTGCTGCCCAAGTTAGACACTATGTTTCAAATGACCACTATATTGGCGTTAGTGGTAAGAAATTTACTGGCGAACTTTACTTTGGTATAGGTATTTCAGGTACAATCCAACACTTAAAGGGAATTGACTCTGCGAGAAAAGTTGTAGTTATAAATAACGATGAGGGTGCACAATTCTTTAAAAACTGCGATTACGGTATAGTTGGCGATTTTACCGAAGTTCTACCAGCCCTAATCGAAGAAATCAAAAACCTATAA
- the nadE gene encoding NAD(+) synthase has protein sequence MKRNIKIKSASFPVSLGNVAENVKQIKNLINEAEEEKVNILSLPELCLTGASLYDGYLEEDLLVSAENGLKDLIDFSKNYDLAFTIGLPIRTGFDLYNAMALIKSGELMDLVCKENLKAYEKTIFESKPRGEFKALDYRLDEDPLVNIISGLKIGISIGEDDDMTIPKSLRLKELGADIILHPAADARHIYSIEESVQNIEFLSKDCIYVHTSAGLGESSTDLVYTGSTYIAQNGEVLRNNPAIFPMDCYEFEWISNFNNHTDEKYQVHKFPYLPDEEYSEYYLEEALDIQALGLIQRMKAVVTEKVFLGVSGGIDSTATLLAINKAYEIAGFDKAKIGAYTMPAFGTSDRTKSNAYKLCQALGIDLKEINISKSVTAHLKDIGHDGKTPDLAYENAQARMRTQVLFDLSNMGGGLVVGTGDLSENMQGFATYNGDHMSSYSLNASLMKTELRYLIKSYAHFTENEDLKNVLTDILDTPVSPELVSKKAGEITQKTEDIIGPYELLDFFIYQHLTYYKSAKDILSDATNAFEGAYDRETIKYWLKSYFKRFVQSQFKRSASVDGPNVTGRSFSPRLGFKIPSDMASDLYLGDLDEK, from the coding sequence ATGAAAAGAAATATAAAGATAAAATCTGCATCTTTTCCAGTTTCTCTGGGAAATGTGGCAGAAAATGTTAAACAAATAAAAAATCTAATAAATGAAGCTGAGGAAGAAAAGGTAAATATTTTATCCCTTCCAGAACTCTGCCTTACAGGGGCGAGTCTTTATGACGGATATCTTGAAGAAGACTTATTGGTATCGGCAGAAAATGGCCTAAAAGATCTAATCGATTTTAGCAAAAATTATGACCTAGCCTTTACAATAGGACTTCCAATAAGGACTGGATTTGACCTATACAACGCCATGGCCCTTATAAAATCAGGCGAACTTATGGATCTAGTTTGCAAGGAAAATTTAAAAGCTTATGAGAAAACTATTTTCGAATCTAAGCCAAGGGGAGAATTTAAGGCCCTTGATTATAGGTTGGATGAAGATCCTCTTGTAAATATTATTTCAGGTCTAAAGATTGGAATTTCAATTGGAGAAGATGATGATATGACAATTCCAAAATCTTTGAGACTCAAAGAGTTGGGTGCGGATATAATTCTCCATCCTGCAGCAGATGCCCGTCATATTTATTCCATTGAAGAAAGTGTTCAAAATATTGAGTTTCTATCAAAAGATTGTATCTATGTCCATACATCAGCAGGCCTAGGCGAATCTTCTACAGATTTAGTTTACACAGGGTCAACTTATATAGCCCAAAATGGGGAAGTTTTAAGAAATAATCCTGCGATTTTCCCTATGGATTGCTATGAATTTGAATGGATTTCTAACTTTAATAATCATACAGACGAAAAATACCAAGTTCATAAATTCCCATATTTGCCAGATGAAGAATATTCTGAATATTATCTAGAGGAAGCTTTGGATATCCAAGCCCTAGGTCTTATTCAAAGAATGAAAGCAGTTGTGACAGAAAAGGTATTTTTGGGAGTTTCTGGCGGAATTGATTCAACAGCAACCCTCCTTGCCATAAATAAGGCCTATGAAATCGCTGGTTTTGACAAGGCAAAAATCGGCGCCTACACCATGCCAGCCTTTGGCACAAGTGACAGGACCAAGTCAAATGCCTACAAACTTTGCCAAGCTTTGGGAATCGACCTTAAGGAAATAAATATTTCAAAATCCGTCACAGCCCATTTAAAAGACATAGGCCACGACGGAAAAACTCCAGACCTAGCCTATGAAAATGCCCAAGCAAGAATGAGGACCCAGGTACTTTTTGACCTATCAAACATGGGCGGGGGCCTTGTGGTAGGAACTGGCGACTTGTCTGAAAATATGCAAGGCTTTGCCACCTACAACGGAGATCATATGTCATCTTACAGCCTAAATGCTAGCTTGATGAAAACCGAACTAAGATACCTAATCAAATCTTATGCCCATTTTACAGAAAATGAAGACCTTAAAAATGTTTTGACAGATATCTTAGATACTCCAGTTTCTCCAGAGCTTGTAAGTAAAAAGGCGGGAGAAATCACCCAAAAAACTGAGGATATCATCGGCCCATACGAACTTTTGGACTTTTTTATCTATCAACACTTGACCTACTACAAGAGTGCAAAAGACATCTTAAGTGACGCGACCAACGCTTTTGAAGGTGCCTACGACAGGGAAACTATAAAATACTGGTTAAAATCATATTTCAAACGCTTTGTCCAGTCTCAATTTAAAAGATCAGCCTCAGTTGACGGCCCAAATGTGACCGGCAGGAGCTTTTCGCCAAGACTCGGCTTTAAGATTCCTTCAGATATGGCAAGCGACCTTTATCTAGGAGATCTCGATGAAAAATAA
- a CDS encoding metallophosphoesterase, whose translation MKNKKKIVAGLVLATMVLSGKYLHDQAFVAVEKKLTIKNPKVNNDIKITHISDFHSNVLSNLDQVLDNIKTFNPDLIFLTGDMIDYPTEKKIDRTMFFLEKLSKLGIKTYFVSGNHEEASSESEIFYEKIKDLGITKLDNQGENLRIGDNEVYIYGVPYWGMDLDNFKPGSGLNLVLAHFSKRIRDNYDPRMDIIFSGHTHGGQVRAPFIGALVAPGEGYFPDFDSGLYNFNESQIYVSNGLGNTFLPLRFLDQISYTNITIERP comes from the coding sequence ATGAAAAATAAAAAGAAAATTGTGGCGGGCCTAGTCCTTGCCACAATGGTTTTGTCAGGCAAATACCTCCACGACCAGGCTTTTGTGGCTGTAGAGAAAAAACTTACTATAAAAAATCCTAAGGTCAATAATGATATAAAAATCACCCACATTTCGGACTTTCACTCCAATGTCCTTAGCAATTTGGATCAAGTTCTCGATAATATCAAGACTTTTAATCCCGATTTGATTTTCCTAACCGGTGATATGATCGATTATCCAACAGAAAAGAAAATTGACAGGACTATGTTCTTTCTAGAAAAGCTTTCAAAACTTGGCATAAAAACCTATTTTGTATCAGGCAATCACGAGGAAGCTTCAAGTGAATCTGAGATTTTCTATGAGAAAATAAAGGACTTGGGAATTACAAAACTTGATAACCAAGGAGAAAATCTTAGGATAGGGGATAATGAGGTATATATTTACGGAGTCCCTTATTGGGGAATGGACCTTGATAATTTCAAGCCTGGCTCCGGTCTAAATTTGGTATTGGCCCATTTTTCTAAAAGAATTAGGGATAATTACGATCCAAGGATGGATATAATATTTTCCGGCCACACCCACGGAGGCCAAGTCAGAGCCCCATTCATAGGTGCCCTTGTAGCTCCAGGAGAAGGCTATTTCCCAGACTTTGACAGTGGACTTTACAATTTTAATGAAAGTCAGATTTACGTATCAAACGGCCTAGGCAACACCTTTTTGCCATTAAGATTTCTAGACCAAATCTCCTACACAAACATCACAATCGAGCGTCCTTAG
- a CDS encoding DUF6290 family protein: protein MECVTTIISIYLNKGEYKLFRNYSNQTRKNLSDLFKIALINQIKDEFDNELGIKALESFNNNSITYEIDDLIFELENYM, encoded by the coding sequence TTGGAGTGTGTTACGACTATTATTTCAATTTACTTAAATAAAGGTGAATATAAATTATTTAGAAATTATTCTAATCAAACTAGAAAAAACTTATCAGATCTTTTCAAAATAGCCTTAATTAATCAGATTAAGGATGAATTTGACAATGAACTAGGAATCAAGGCTTTAGAAAGTTTTAATAATAATTCAATTACTTATGAGATTGATGACTTAATTTTCGAGTTAGAAAACTATATGTAG
- a CDS encoding thermonuclease family protein — MHRLILAIFLALTITSCQEIPKENKNQFASKDWQIYQKAKVKYAVDGDTIWVDIDGKDEKVRFVGVNTPEVAKDGKPAEFMADEAKDFTNSILKNKEIYLEKDISDRDKYDRLLRYIWLEEPVGNPSLSDIEKKTLNGILVKEGYAYANYYKPDIKYQEYLKELERSAQDNKLGIWSDGTKSAKENEKIDGSYLIKGNKNSKVYHLPEWDSYDTVKEKNAVYFETEKEAKEAGFRPAR; from the coding sequence ATGCATAGGCTAATCCTTGCTATTTTTCTCGCCCTAACTATAACATCTTGCCAAGAAATACCAAAGGAAAATAAAAATCAATTTGCAAGTAAAGATTGGCAAATTTATCAAAAAGCCAAAGTCAAATATGCAGTTGATGGGGATACGATCTGGGTTGATATTGATGGAAAAGACGAAAAAGTGAGGTTTGTCGGCGTAAATACGCCAGAAGTCGCAAAGGACGGAAAGCCTGCCGAATTTATGGCAGATGAGGCCAAAGATTTTACAAATAGTATTTTGAAAAATAAGGAAATTTACCTGGAAAAAGATATTTCCGATAGGGACAAATACGATAGGCTTTTAAGGTACATCTGGCTAGAAGAGCCAGTCGGTAATCCTAGCCTATCCGATATTGAAAAAAAGACCCTAAACGGGATTTTGGTCAAGGAAGGCTACGCCTACGCAAATTACTATAAACCAGATATAAAATACCAGGAATATTTAAAAGAATTAGAAAGATCCGCCCAAGATAATAAACTTGGCATCTGGTCAGACGGTACTAAGTCTGCCAAGGAAAATGAAAAAATAGATGGTTCCTACCTCATAAAAGGAAACAAAAACTCCAAAGTCTACCACCTCCCAGAATGGGATTCTTATGACACAGTCAAAGAAAAAAACGCAGTCTATTTTGAAACAGAAAAAGAGGCTAAGGAAGCAGGATTTAGGCCGGCAAGGTAA
- a CDS encoding Fur family transcriptional regulator: protein MQLNDLLKNKNLRITKQRKLILDYIDKKNEPVSGQAIYDDLKKEMAIDLSTVYRNLNILEENDLLLKTSDLDGISYYQINKDDHKHFITCSRCHKKYIIKSCPVHDLEREVVAETGFIINGHNFEFYGICPACQREMENA, encoded by the coding sequence ATGCAATTAAACGACCTACTCAAAAACAAAAACCTAAGAATAACCAAGCAGCGCAAGCTAATCCTAGACTACATTGACAAGAAAAACGAGCCAGTTAGCGGTCAAGCAATCTATGACGACTTAAAAAAAGAAATGGCAATAGACCTTTCAACTGTCTACCGCAACCTCAATATCCTTGAGGAAAACGACCTTTTGCTCAAAACTTCTGACCTGGATGGGATTTCTTACTATCAAATAAATAAGGACGACCACAAGCACTTTATAACCTGCTCACGTTGCCACAAAAAATATATCATCAAATCTTGCCCAGTCCACGACCTTGAAAGGGAAGTTGTAGCTGAAACTGGCTTTATTATAAACGGCCACAACTTTGAATTTTACGGTATATGCCCTGCCTGCCAAAGGGAAATGGAAAATGCATAG
- a CDS encoding metal ABC transporter solute-binding protein, Zn/Mn family, giving the protein MKKKNLFIGLALALAVTGCGNQAKNDTNTETKEEVKTEDKAENKAESKVIYASFYPIYNLTKQIAGDKFDVKAFNSLTTESHDFEPSAKEIAELSESQLIFMNGAGMEDWKDDVEGTVDITMVDTSQGLDLIKADHEDADDHDHDHEDADDHDHDHEDADHDHEDADHDDHDHEDGEEEHHHHHHHGEFDPHTWLSPVNAKAQAKVIADKLSEIDPANKDYYEANYEKIAKEFDEMIAEYKEKFEKVTNKKFIVPHEAFGYVARDFGLEQIPLASLTSTADPDAKVMKEVTDLAKANQIKTVFFEKGGSDKAAKTIADEIGAEVAPLSTMEFATQEEIDKEVTIQEIIKENLENIYKSLA; this is encoded by the coding sequence ATGAAAAAGAAAAATTTATTTATAGGACTAGCTTTAGCCCTTGCAGTGACAGGCTGCGGAAATCAAGCTAAGAATGATACAAATACAGAAACAAAGGAAGAAGTAAAAACAGAAGACAAGGCAGAAAACAAAGCCGAATCAAAGGTGATTTACGCTTCATTTTACCCAATTTACAACCTAACCAAGCAAATTGCTGGCGATAAGTTTGATGTTAAGGCATTTAATTCCCTAACTACAGAAAGCCACGATTTTGAGCCATCTGCAAAGGAAATTGCAGAATTATCTGAATCTCAACTTATCTTTATGAATGGGGCAGGCATGGAAGATTGGAAGGATGACGTAGAAGGAACTGTTGATATTACAATGGTTGACACAAGCCAGGGCCTTGATTTAATAAAGGCAGACCACGAAGACGCTGACGACCATGATCACGATCACGAAGACGCTGACGACCATGATCACGACCATGAAGACGCTGACCATGATCACGAAGATGCTGACCACGACGACCATGACCACGAAGATGGTGAAGAAGAACATCATCATCACCACCACCACGGCGAGTTTGACCCACACACTTGGTTATCACCTGTAAATGCCAAAGCCCAAGCTAAGGTAATTGCAGATAAATTATCAGAAATTGACCCAGCCAACAAGGATTACTACGAAGCAAATTACGAAAAAATTGCTAAAGAATTCGACGAAATGATAGCTGAATACAAGGAAAAATTTGAAAAAGTAACAAACAAGAAATTCATCGTTCCTCACGAAGCCTTTGGTTATGTAGCAAGAGATTTTGGTCTTGAACAAATTCCTCTAGCTAGCCTAACATCAACAGCAGACCCAGATGCCAAGGTTATGAAGGAAGTAACAGACCTTGCAAAAGCTAACCAAATCAAGACAGTTTTCTTTGAAAAAGGCGGTTCAGACAAGGCAGCAAAAACAATCGCTGATGAAATCGGTGCAGAAGTGGCCCCACTATCAACAATGGAATTTGCAACCCAAGAAGAAATTGACAAGGAAGTCACAATCCAAGAAATAATCAAAGAAAACCTTGAAAATATATATAAGTCACTAGCATAA
- a CDS encoding metal ABC transporter ATP-binding protein, with protein sequence MKQIEIKNLKFGYNENLILKGVNLELDQGNFAVISGENGSGKSTLIKLILGELKKDHGSIKLFGIEMEDFKNFDKIGYVPQVNEAIKIAFPVSAREYVGLNLYKEFSIINTITKKSKSKIENTFSTLKIKDLIDRPVNTLSGGQAQRVMIARAMVNNPDILILDEPTVGIDQKSKEDFLDLIVHLNTHHGISILMITHEMEILGDYVDKVFKLKEGLIC encoded by the coding sequence ATGAAACAAATCGAGATAAAAAACCTAAAATTTGGCTATAATGAAAATTTAATATTAAAAGGCGTAAATTTAGAACTTGACCAGGGGAACTTTGCCGTAATATCCGGCGAAAATGGATCAGGCAAGTCCACTCTAATTAAGCTAATACTTGGTGAACTCAAAAAAGACCATGGGTCCATAAAACTTTTTGGAATAGAAATGGAAGACTTTAAAAACTTTGATAAGATTGGCTATGTACCTCAGGTCAACGAGGCCATCAAGATTGCCTTTCCGGTATCTGCTAGGGAATATGTGGGCCTAAACCTCTATAAGGAATTTTCGATTATTAACACTATCACAAAAAAATCAAAATCGAAAATCGAAAACACTTTTTCCACCCTAAAAATTAAAGACCTTATAGATAGGCCGGTCAACACCCTATCCGGTGGCCAAGCCCAGAGAGTTATGATCGCAAGGGCCATGGTAAATAATCCCGATATATTGATTTTAGACGAACCAACAGTAGGAATCGACCAAAAATCCAAGGAAGACTTCCTTGACCTCATAGTCCACCTAAATACCCACCACGGGATTTCAATTTTGATGATAACCCACGAAATGGAAATTTTGGGCGATTATGTGGACAAGGTCTTTAAACTTAAGGAGGGCCTAATATGCTAA
- a CDS encoding metal ABC transporter permease has protein sequence MLSYDFMRRALLVGGMLAIIIPMIGLVMINRKTSMIGDALSHSSLAGIAMGLIFAINPMWTSLVFCVLGAFAIDIIRKKFKDFGDMATAIIMSFGIGLAAILSDFAPGGKSFESYLFGSITTVSREDVILVGIIFALVVTMSLYFYNALLFISINPIMARLAGVKAGMVNGVFTFLTAITIAISAKIVGALMITSLMVIPVATALLMSDSYKKTYLISLIFSVIFMISGITISFYYGLKPGGAIVMIAIGTLVIVAIVKKIREKLKKMTSK, from the coding sequence ATGCTAAGCTATGATTTTATGAGAAGGGCCCTTCTAGTTGGGGGGATGCTAGCCATAATCATTCCAATGATTGGCCTAGTAATGATAAATAGGAAAACATCCATGATAGGCGACGCCCTATCCCACTCTTCACTAGCGGGCATAGCTATGGGGCTAATTTTCGCTATAAATCCTATGTGGACATCCTTGGTATTTTGCGTTCTAGGAGCCTTCGCTATTGACATAATAAGGAAGAAATTCAAGGACTTTGGCGACATGGCCACAGCCATTATCATGAGTTTTGGCATAGGCCTTGCGGCGATTTTATCAGACTTTGCCCCAGGAGGAAAATCTTTTGAATCCTACCTCTTTGGGTCAATAACAACAGTTTCAAGGGAAGATGTCATTCTAGTAGGGATAATTTTTGCCCTAGTAGTCACCATGTCCCTCTACTTTTACAACGCCCTCCTATTTATATCCATAAACCCGATAATGGCAAGGCTTGCAGGCGTTAAGGCAGGAATGGTAAATGGAGTATTTACCTTCCTAACAGCCATCACAATAGCTATCTCAGCCAAAATCGTAGGGGCACTGATGATTACATCACTAATGGTAATCCCAGTAGCCACAGCCCTTTTAATGAGCGATTCCTACAAAAAAACCTACCTAATCTCCCTAATATTTTCGGTAATTTTTATGATCTCAGGAATCACCATATCCTTCTACTACGGCCTAAAACCAGGCGGCGCCATAGTAATGATAGCTATAGGGACCTTGGTAATTGTGGCAATAGTTAAAAAAATAAGAGAAAAATTAAAGAAAATGACCTCCAAATAG